In Nitrosophilus alvini, the following are encoded in one genomic region:
- a CDS encoding CBS domain-containing protein, giving the protein MVVKEIMKKEVATISPLASLKEALQKMKDLKVKSLVVEKVKKSDAYGIITYSDIIKAIIAEEGGIDLFNVYDIYSKPVITISEEIDVKYAAQMMIKYHVRRLLITNGEEIRGILSMSDMLDALWEEMVELKD; this is encoded by the coding sequence ATGGTAGTAAAAGAGATAATGAAAAAAGAGGTTGCAACCATATCCCCGCTAGCAAGCCTCAAAGAAGCTCTGCAAAAAATGAAAGATTTGAAAGTAAAGTCCCTTGTAGTAGAAAAAGTAAAAAAGAGTGATGCTTACGGTATCATAACCTATTCTGACATCATCAAAGCTATCATCGCGGAAGAGGGAGGGATAGACCTTTTCAACGTTTATGATATATATTCCAAACCTGTCATTACAATAAGTGAAGAGATCGATGTAAAATATGCTGCACAGATGATGATAAAATACCATGTGCGCAGACTCCTGATAACAAACGGCGAAGAGATTAGGGGAATTTTATCTATGAGTGATATGCTTGATGCTTTATGGGAAGAGATGGTAGAACTTAAAGATTAG
- a CDS encoding TonB-dependent receptor plug domain-containing protein encodes MGEIVKKVICLGLIYTSVFSQNIENFLQDLEEATTLATRTKINLSDVPSVMSVYTYEEIKELGARNLLDLLSFVPGIEISIGSGGADIVIIRGTRVETKEKIKLMIDGVEVTDTFYGLIYYYLDFPAELIERVEIIRGPGSALYGTNAYMGVINVVTKASRHDKGALFFLQTGSYKNRSTGFVKRYIKDDFSAGLDFYFTREKKGLDSGRDALYGTYLEANSYSPGKTDEDKEGYSAGLFLRKGKISFNSRYKYYEHGNFYGFANILEGDYDRKSSHSILFSQMEYKDIINNYLDYSFKAGYRRYTIDVEYMLYPAGWYDIYSGYTYKNDVLAGAYFEEETFYADAMARSSFFDNHDIVFGAFLSYSHDIDSYKEYSAPFTEVYTKYTGEENFIKENIGRRVKAFYFQDIISAAKNLDISLGARADFYSDFGSSFNPRVSLVYRVDESNNIKALYQKAFRAPSWMELYSKKIPEIIGNENLDPEKTDTFEIGWVYKEGLSGRFNINFYYMEQIDSIELIENIYKNVEGKCIHKGIEAEYKKRYSSGITAIASYAFVDAEDEKGRALPDIAKHLAKGALIYRPSKRIGLSSVIKYVSERKRATDDTRDSLRGYVVFDQVVDWKFGEKSELVLSVKNLFDADVVYPAKKGTYMDDYHREGRTFYVKFIKNW; translated from the coding sequence TTGGGAGAGATAGTTAAAAAGGTAATATGTCTGGGCTTAATATATACTTCAGTTTTTTCGCAAAATATTGAAAACTTTCTACAAGATCTGGAAGAGGCAACTACTCTTGCTACTAGAACAAAAATAAATCTTAGTGATGTACCCTCTGTAATGAGTGTTTATACCTATGAAGAGATAAAAGAGCTCGGAGCGAGAAATCTGCTTGATCTTCTCAGTTTCGTTCCCGGTATAGAGATATCCATAGGCTCTGGGGGAGCAGATATCGTTATCATCAGAGGAACTAGAGTCGAAACAAAAGAGAAGATAAAACTTATGATCGACGGTGTAGAGGTGACAGATACATTTTACGGGCTTATCTATTACTATCTTGATTTTCCCGCAGAGCTTATAGAGAGAGTAGAGATCATCAGAGGGCCCGGCTCCGCCCTTTACGGAACGAACGCCTATATGGGTGTAATAAATGTAGTTACGAAAGCGAGCCGTCATGATAAAGGAGCATTGTTTTTTCTTCAGACCGGCTCTTATAAAAACAGATCTACCGGTTTTGTTAAAAGATATATAAAAGATGATTTTTCTGCAGGACTCGATTTTTATTTTACAAGAGAGAAAAAGGGTCTTGATAGCGGAAGGGATGCGCTTTACGGGACATATCTCGAAGCAAACTCCTATTCGCCCGGAAAAACTGATGAAGACAAAGAGGGGTATTCTGCTGGACTATTTCTGAGGAAAGGGAAGATCTCTTTTAATTCCCGCTACAAATATTATGAGCATGGCAATTTTTATGGATTTGCGAATATTCTGGAAGGAGATTATGACAGAAAAAGTTCCCATTCTATTCTATTTTCCCAGATGGAATATAAAGATATAATCAACAATTATTTGGATTACTCTTTTAAAGCAGGGTACCGAAGATATACCATCGATGTTGAGTATATGCTCTATCCTGCCGGCTGGTATGATATTTACAGCGGATACACATATAAAAATGATGTTCTTGCCGGAGCATATTTCGAAGAGGAGACCTTTTATGCCGATGCTATGGCAAGAAGTAGTTTTTTTGATAACCACGATATCGTTTTCGGAGCATTTTTGAGCTATAGTCACGATATTGATTCTTATAAAGAGTACAGTGCGCCTTTTACGGAAGTGTATACAAAATACACAGGGGAGGAGAATTTTATAAAAGAAAATATAGGAAGAAGAGTCAAAGCCTTCTATTTTCAGGATATAATTTCAGCAGCAAAAAATCTCGATATATCTCTTGGTGCAAGAGCAGATTTTTATTCCGATTTCGGTTCCAGTTTCAATCCGAGAGTATCTCTTGTATATAGAGTAGACGAGTCGAATAACATAAAGGCGCTTTACCAGAAAGCATTCAGGGCACCATCTTGGATGGAATTATACAGCAAAAAAATCCCGGAAATCATAGGAAACGAAAATCTAGATCCCGAAAAAACGGATACTTTTGAGATAGGATGGGTATACAAAGAGGGTTTAAGCGGAAGATTCAATATCAACTTCTATTATATGGAACAGATAGATAGTATAGAGTTGATAGAAAATATATATAAAAATGTAGAAGGAAAGTGTATACATAAAGGGATTGAAGCTGAATATAAGAAAAGATATTCTTCCGGTATAACGGCAATTGCCAGCTATGCCTTTGTTGATGCGGAAGATGAAAAAGGAAGAGCTCTTCCTGATATTGCCAAGCATTTAGCAAAAGGGGCATTAATATACAGGCCAAGCAAAAGAATTGGACTCTCATCTGTAATAAAATATGTTTCGGAGAGAAAAAGAGCAACTGATGATACAAGAGATAGTCTAAGAGGATATGTAGTATTTGATCAGGTTGTAGATTGGAAGTTTGGTGAAAAAAGCGAACTTGTACTGAGTGTTAAAAATCTTTTCGATGCGGATGTTGTTTATCCTGCAAAAAAGGGAACATATATGGACGATTATCATAGGGAAGGCAGAACTTTTTATGTCAAATTCATCAAAAACTGGTAA
- a CDS encoding YbhB/YbcL family Raf kinase inhibitor-like protein: MNIFSPAFDNGGFIPTKYTCDGADVSPELIFENIPQSAQSLAIIMDDPDAPMGTFVHWVIYNIPPNLEGLPEDVPKAPYLDMDIRQGVNDFSQIGYKGPCPPGGVHRYFIKLYALDTKMELDPGITKADLLNAMRGHIIGEAVLMGRYAR, translated from the coding sequence ATGAATATATTTTCCCCGGCGTTTGATAACGGCGGTTTTATACCTACAAAATATACTTGTGACGGAGCAGATGTCTCTCCTGAGCTTATTTTTGAAAACATACCGCAAAGTGCGCAAAGTCTTGCCATTATAATGGATGATCCGGATGCACCGATGGGTACATTTGTCCACTGGGTAATATACAATATTCCTCCGAATCTTGAAGGTCTGCCGGAAGATGTACCCAAAGCTCCATATCTTGATATGGATATAAGACAAGGTGTAAATGACTTTTCACAGATAGGATATAAAGGTCCATGTCCACCCGGCGGAGTTCATAGGTACTTTATAAAGCTTTATGCTCTAGATACGAAAATGGAGTTAGATCCTGGAATAACCAAAGCAGATCTTTTAAATGCGATGAGGGGACATATAATAGGAGAGGCCGTGTTGATGGGAAGATATGCCAGATAG
- a CDS encoding DUF72 domain-containing protein: MPDRAVFIGTSGFYYEHWKGVFYPADLSKTKFFDYYIKKFDTLEINSTFYHMPKSKTIEHWIEKSPDNFVFSLKANRSITHYKKLKNCKNDLYAFLHLIKPMKAKLGAVLFQLPPSLKIDIDLLAAFLHILPVGYRFAFEFRNATWFEEEVYELLRRYNAAFCIYDFNKRESPKEITAEFVYIRLHGPDGPYRGCYSEESLLEWAGFIKNATNKGKKIFCYFDNDYEGNAPKNAKRLIELLNKDSNL; the protein is encoded by the coding sequence ATGCCAGATAGAGCTGTTTTTATAGGAACATCCGGATTTTACTACGAACACTGGAAAGGGGTTTTTTATCCAGCCGATCTTTCGAAAACGAAATTTTTTGATTACTATATAAAAAAATTTGATACACTCGAAATAAACAGTACTTTTTACCATATGCCAAAATCAAAAACGATTGAGCATTGGATTGAAAAATCCCCGGACAATTTTGTTTTTTCTTTAAAAGCCAATCGTTCTATCACCCATTATAAAAAACTCAAAAACTGTAAAAACGATCTTTATGCATTTTTGCATCTGATTAAGCCTATGAAAGCTAAACTGGGAGCCGTTTTGTTTCAGCTTCCTCCTTCGCTTAAAATCGATATAGACCTTCTTGCCGCGTTTCTGCATATTTTGCCAGTGGGATACAGATTTGCTTTTGAGTTTAGAAACGCTACATGGTTTGAAGAAGAGGTATATGAGCTTTTAAGAAGATACAATGCAGCTTTCTGTATATACGACTTCAACAAAAGAGAATCTCCTAAAGAGATAACTGCAGAATTTGTATATATCAGGCTTCACGGTCCCGACGGGCCCTACAGGGGATGCTACAGTGAAGAGTCCCTTTTGGAATGGGCCGGATTTATAAAAAATGCAACAAATAAAGGCAAAAAGATCTTCTGTTATTTTGACAACGATTATGAAGGCAATGCTCCTAAAAATGCTAAAAGGCTGATAGAGTTGTTAAATAAAGATTCTAATCTTTAA
- a CDS encoding DUF1538 domain-containing protein, with the protein MKKQFSILIKGLKDSFKDLLPIIAVIAFFQIAILHQIPENIISTAIGLGIVAFGLAVFIYGLDIAIFPLGENLAHEFVKKGSLFWLLFFAFLIGFSTTVAEPALIAIAQKAEIISSGRLDAFWLRIVVALSVGTAITLGIFRIILGHPIHIYIIFGYIIAVLITFFAPKEIVGLAYDSGGVTTSTVTVPLVTALGVGIASNIKGRNPVIDGFGLIAFASLTPMIFVQLYGVAVYNFSEPVETATAAIAAKEIIETSINIHPLMAMLYDFLSIAKDVIPIIAVILFFQYFIIKKPLSNLHKIAGGVFMVILGLYAFMVGLDMGLFPLGESMALQLTEKGNIYLVYLFGFLIGFSTTMAEPALIVVAAKAKEISSGKINDFWLRIFVALGVAAGIALGCYRIVQGDPIHYYLIAGYIVVIIITYFAPKHIIPIAYDSGGVTTSTVTVPLVAALGLGLATNIEGRDPLIDGFGLIAFASLFPMITVMGYGIAAQKIIKKEEPK; encoded by the coding sequence ATGAAAAAACAATTTTCTATTTTAATAAAAGGGCTCAAAGATTCTTTCAAAGATCTTCTTCCCATAATTGCCGTTATAGCTTTCTTTCAAATCGCCATTTTGCATCAGATACCAGAAAATATCATCTCGACAGCGATAGGCCTGGGTATAGTCGCATTCGGATTAGCCGTTTTCATTTACGGACTCGATATTGCCATATTTCCCCTGGGTGAAAACCTGGCACATGAATTTGTCAAAAAAGGTTCTCTTTTTTGGCTTCTCTTTTTTGCCTTTTTGATCGGCTTTTCCACAACTGTAGCAGAACCGGCACTCATAGCGATAGCTCAAAAAGCGGAAATCATCTCTTCAGGCAGACTTGATGCTTTCTGGCTGCGGATAGTTGTGGCATTGTCTGTCGGTACTGCGATAACTCTCGGAATATTTCGCATAATACTCGGTCATCCTATACATATCTACATAATATTTGGCTACATCATAGCGGTTTTGATAACATTTTTTGCTCCAAAAGAGATAGTCGGACTCGCTTATGACTCAGGAGGCGTTACGACTTCTACCGTTACCGTACCTCTGGTCACTGCACTTGGCGTTGGTATAGCATCCAATATCAAAGGAAGAAATCCGGTGATCGACGGTTTCGGTCTCATTGCATTTGCATCTTTGACACCTATGATATTCGTTCAGCTTTACGGAGTAGCAGTCTACAATTTCAGTGAACCTGTCGAAACCGCCACAGCAGCCATTGCGGCAAAAGAGATCATAGAAACTAGCATAAATATCCATCCGCTTATGGCGATGCTGTATGATTTTCTCAGTATTGCAAAAGATGTTATACCGATAATTGCAGTTATTCTTTTTTTCCAATATTTCATCATAAAAAAACCGCTATCAAACCTGCACAAAATAGCAGGCGGGGTGTTTATGGTCATACTTGGACTATACGCCTTTATGGTAGGTCTGGATATGGGACTTTTTCCTCTGGGCGAGTCAATGGCTTTGCAGTTGACGGAAAAAGGGAATATATATCTGGTGTATCTCTTCGGTTTTTTGATAGGTTTTTCAACTACTATGGCCGAACCTGCACTCATTGTTGTAGCTGCAAAAGCAAAAGAGATAAGCAGCGGCAAGATAAACGATTTTTGGCTTAGGATCTTCGTAGCTCTCGGAGTTGCAGCAGGTATTGCTCTTGGGTGCTATCGGATAGTCCAGGGCGATCCTATTCACTACTATCTCATAGCAGGATATATTGTTGTTATAATAATCACATATTTTGCGCCGAAACATATCATACCTATCGCTTATGACTCGGGAGGCGTTACAACTTCTACCGTTACCGTGCCGCTGGTAGCCGCACTTGGGCTTGGGCTTGCAACAAATATAGAAGGACGCGATCCTTTGATAGACGGTTTCGGTCTTATCGCTTTTGCATCGCTTTTTCCGATGATAACAGTCATGGGATACGGAATAGCCGCACAGAAAATCATCAAAAAAGAGGAGCCGAAATGA
- a CDS encoding EAL domain-containing protein, producing the protein MNRHSIFFKLSFIIILMSSIYIIYLNVSNIKIAQKNFINAEQDKIEQILKSHSTSLAMNVSLGFWDGAREILKKMQELNGNILSFSILDRFEKEMIRISSNEGVKSDNENLDGFSKRIKLTDPLTNKHLGYLEIVYSNKHYKEMINDYYKFIAVSILFFVLIVVLILSILAKLLKPLKSLARKLEQFDPENPKNVFTEIEGSDEIVIINNASKHLVDKIINYTKRLKQLNETLQRSRKHLLNAQRIAHIGSWEYDIKSKNIYWSEELFNITGLKIGKKRVTVKEMLGYIDISSRKTFVKALKNAITKGEYFDIVCKIKVGDKIKYLNIHGKREYDRKPLLIGTALDITAQIKAEETIRFQAFHDALTGLPNRFLLKDHLNLAISMAKRHGYRLAVLFMDLDHFKLINDTLGHEIGDKFLKSVSSELLKCIRDGDTLARVGGDEFILLLPEIDKIDDAVNVAEKIIETINRKWIIENKEFYTSASIGISIFPDDSVSADELIKNADTAMYHAKEQGRNNYQLYTSELNKKIREQLRLESDLHQALSNNEFVLYYQPQISLATGEVTGAEVLLRWKHPVLGIISPGKFIKLAENTGTIIKIGEWILHEACRQNIEWQKKGLTKIKVSVNLSGRQFQHANLAKTIEKVLEQTKIEPCCLDLEITENISMKYETKSIEIIKKLKKMGVSISIDDFGTGYSSLSILKQFPIDTIKVDRSFVKDTPNDLDDAMLVQTIIAMGHGLGFKVVAEGVETAAQLEFLKKYGCDIAQGNYIGEPMCAKDFEEFLKESEKSSKITLFRVYS; encoded by the coding sequence ATGAATCGACATTCCATTTTTTTCAAACTCTCTTTTATTATTATTCTAATGTCATCTATATATATTATCTATCTTAATGTTTCAAACATAAAAATTGCTCAGAAAAATTTTATAAATGCAGAACAGGACAAAATTGAGCAGATACTTAAATCCCACTCTACATCTTTAGCTATGAATGTAAGTCTCGGTTTTTGGGACGGGGCAAGAGAGATACTCAAAAAGATGCAGGAACTGAATGGGAATATCCTATCATTTAGCATACTTGACAGATTTGAAAAAGAGATGATTCGTATAAGTTCAAATGAGGGCGTAAAATCGGATAATGAAAATTTGGACGGCTTTAGCAAAAGGATAAAGCTGACAGATCCTCTTACAAACAAGCATCTTGGTTATCTTGAGATAGTTTATTCAAACAAACACTATAAAGAAATGATAAACGATTATTATAAATTTATAGCGGTTTCTATTCTATTTTTTGTTTTGATTGTGGTTTTGATACTCTCTATTCTGGCAAAACTTCTTAAACCGTTAAAATCGCTTGCTCGTAAACTTGAACAGTTCGATCCGGAAAATCCGAAAAATGTTTTTACAGAAATTGAGGGGTCCGATGAGATAGTAATAATAAACAACGCCTCCAAGCATCTTGTTGACAAGATTATTAACTACACAAAGAGGCTTAAGCAACTCAATGAGACACTTCAAAGAAGCAGAAAACATCTTCTAAACGCACAGAGAATCGCACATATCGGTAGTTGGGAGTATGATATAAAAAGTAAAAATATCTATTGGAGTGAGGAACTTTTCAATATAACAGGGCTCAAAATAGGTAAAAAAAGAGTAACTGTCAAGGAGATGCTCGGCTATATCGATATAAGTAGCAGAAAAACTTTTGTCAAAGCACTCAAAAATGCGATCACCAAGGGTGAATATTTTGATATTGTATGTAAAATCAAAGTGGGGGATAAAATAAAGTATCTTAACATACACGGCAAAAGGGAGTATGACAGAAAACCTCTTTTGATCGGAACTGCTCTCGATATAACAGCACAGATAAAAGCGGAAGAAACCATCAGGTTTCAGGCTTTTCATGATGCTTTGACAGGACTTCCCAACAGATTTCTGCTCAAAGACCACCTCAATCTCGCCATATCTATGGCAAAAAGACACGGGTATAGATTGGCTGTTCTTTTTATGGATCTTGACCATTTTAAACTTATAAACGATACGCTGGGGCATGAGATTGGCGATAAATTTTTAAAATCTGTAAGCAGCGAGCTTTTGAAATGCATAAGAGATGGTGATACACTGGCAAGAGTGGGGGGAGATGAGTTTATTCTTCTGCTTCCGGAGATAGATAAAATTGACGATGCGGTAAATGTGGCAGAAAAAATCATCGAAACCATAAACAGAAAATGGATTATCGAAAACAAAGAGTTTTATACCTCTGCAAGTATAGGAATAAGTATATTTCCGGATGATTCTGTAAGTGCTGATGAACTTATAAAAAATGCGGATACGGCAATGTATCATGCAAAAGAGCAGGGAAGAAACAATTATCAGCTTTATACCTCCGAACTGAATAAAAAAATAAGAGAACAGTTAAGACTCGAGAGCGATCTTCATCAAGCTCTCAGCAATAATGAATTTGTTCTATACTATCAACCGCAAATCAGTCTTGCAACGGGTGAAGTTACAGGTGCAGAAGTACTTTTGAGATGGAAGCATCCTGTTCTGGGTATTATAAGCCCGGGAAAATTTATAAAACTGGCTGAAAATACCGGAACAATTATAAAAATAGGTGAGTGGATATTGCATGAAGCCTGTAGGCAGAATATAGAGTGGCAGAAGAAAGGATTGACAAAGATAAAAGTTTCAGTAAATCTTTCCGGTAGACAGTTCCAGCATGCGAATCTGGCAAAAACCATTGAAAAGGTTTTGGAACAGACCAAAATAGAGCCTTGCTGTCTAGATCTTGAGATTACTGAAAACATCTCGATGAAATATGAAACGAAAAGTATAGAAATAATAAAAAAATTGAAAAAAATGGGAGTGAGTATTTCTATTGATGATTTTGGAACAGGATACTCTTCTCTTTCTATATTGAAACAGTTTCCGATAGATACAATCAAAGTAGACCGCTCTTTTGTTAAGGATACACCCAATGATCTTGATGATGCGATGCTTGTGCAGACTATCATAGCTATGGGGCATGGACTCGGTTTCAAAGTTGTCGCCGAAGGTGTCGAAACTGCCGCTCAGCTTGAATTTTTAAAGAAATATGGATGCGATATAGCCCAGGGTAACTATATTGGAGAGCCGATGTGTGCGAAAGATTTTGAAGAGTTTCTTAAGGAGAGTGAAAAAAGTAGCAAAATAACGCTTTTTAGAGTCTATTCATGA
- the serB gene encoding phosphoserine phosphatase SerB, with the protein MKLCVFDFDSTLMDGETIDFLADALGLKEKVAAITEMAMKGELDFFESLTTRVRLLEGLELSKVDEICHNLPYMPGAKETIKELKKRGYKVVVFSGGFRNATTYAKEILEFDADFSNILHSKDGILTGLVGGDMMFDFSKGDMLARLQGLLGISEENTIAVGDGANDRSMFKHAKTRVAFCAKEILKKEANVKIEKKDLTLLLDYA; encoded by the coding sequence ATGAAACTATGCGTATTTGATTTTGACTCCACTTTAATGGATGGGGAAACTATAGATTTTTTGGCAGATGCTTTGGGATTAAAAGAAAAAGTGGCTGCTATTACTGAAATGGCTATGAAAGGAGAGCTCGATTTTTTTGAGAGTTTGACAACGAGAGTGAGACTTTTGGAAGGGTTGGAACTGAGTAAAGTGGATGAGATTTGTCATAACCTTCCATATATGCCGGGAGCTAAAGAGACAATAAAAGAGCTTAAAAAGAGAGGGTATAAAGTAGTGGTTTTCAGTGGCGGATTTAGAAACGCCACCACATATGCAAAAGAGATTCTAGAATTTGATGCAGATTTTTCAAATATACTTCACTCGAAAGATGGAATACTTACGGGGCTTGTCGGTGGCGATATGATGTTTGATTTCAGCAAAGGAGATATGCTTGCAAGACTTCAGGGTCTTCTTGGTATATCCGAAGAGAACACTATAGCTGTAGGTGACGGTGCCAATGACAGAAGCATGTTCAAACATGCTAAAACGCGTGTGGCATTTTGTGCGAAAGAGATACTTAAAAAAGAGGCAAATGTAAAAATAGAGAAAAAAGACCTTACATTATTGCTCGATTATGCGTAA
- a CDS encoding EAL domain-containing protein — protein sequence MRFLLFFILIFTATLLFFEKPFDSDSLFEKFIYIHSLATAFLINLFSNTKDLYFSMKHDYIYISICIFFLFTTSVFYKRKYKDAKTKYLKLKEASNNISEGILFFDKDGNIKEINSAAEKILTLDKNPKHPHCLNKTVKIVSEKKIKEPFVKFLLKEYDKTDQIRKEFKGTLDIYGKKITCDFVLIKFESKEKYCLIIKKDSNLVNLSANSPFYDPLTSLPNRTNFLNHLQHAVITAKLKEANFAVLFIDLDFFKLINDTLGHHFGDKVLKEVATRIRLSLPSNAILARWGGDEFTALIPEYKNIAQISSICRKIIESICKPFNIEGHEFHLSSSIGISIFPIAAKDPQSLITNADIAMYRAKESGKSTFSFYTEELNKEINEDILIKNAIRKSIENEDFMLYYQPQINLENKKIVGAEVLLRWMHPKLGFISPERFIPIAENMGTILSLGEYVLKKSCEQIKKWQKEGLVPVKLGVNVSFKQFQNQNIAKNIDDILRKYEVSPNLLKIEITESIAMENESLTIKKIHELKELGLEISLDDFGTGYSSLFYLKKLPIDTLKIDKAFVKGLPQSHEDMTIISSISQIARTLGFTLVAEGIETKEQYSFIKKLGCDTGQGFYFGRPMPAEKFKDFLLYA from the coding sequence ATGAGATTTTTATTATTTTTTATACTTATTTTTACTGCTACTCTTCTATTTTTTGAAAAACCCTTTGACAGCGACTCTCTTTTTGAAAAATTTATATACATTCATTCACTGGCAACAGCTTTTTTAATAAATCTATTTTCAAATACAAAAGATTTATATTTTTCAATGAAACATGACTATATTTATATCTCTATTTGCATATTCTTTCTTTTTACAACATCAGTTTTTTACAAAAGAAAATATAAAGATGCCAAAACCAAATATCTTAAACTGAAAGAAGCTTCAAATAATATTTCCGAAGGTATTCTTTTTTTTGACAAAGATGGAAATATAAAAGAGATAAACAGTGCCGCAGAAAAAATTCTCACTCTTGACAAAAATCCAAAACATCCCCACTGCCTAAATAAAACTGTAAAGATAGTTTCTGAAAAAAAGATAAAAGAACCTTTCGTTAAATTTCTATTGAAAGAGTACGATAAAACAGATCAAATTAGAAAAGAGTTTAAAGGCACACTTGATATATACGGCAAAAAGATTACATGCGACTTTGTTTTAATAAAATTTGAAAGCAAAGAGAAGTATTGTCTAATAATCAAAAAAGACTCAAATCTTGTAAACCTTTCAGCAAACAGTCCTTTTTATGATCCTTTAACCTCACTTCCTAATCGTACCAATTTTCTGAATCATTTACAACACGCGGTCATAACAGCAAAATTAAAAGAGGCAAATTTTGCTGTTCTTTTTATAGATCTGGATTTTTTTAAACTGATAAACGACACCCTTGGGCACCATTTCGGCGATAAGGTATTAAAAGAGGTGGCAACAAGAATTCGACTCTCACTTCCTTCAAACGCAATACTTGCAAGATGGGGCGGAGATGAGTTTACAGCACTTATACCGGAATATAAAAACATAGCACAGATATCATCTATCTGCAGAAAAATCATCGAAAGTATATGCAAACCGTTCAATATAGAAGGACATGAATTTCATCTATCTTCCAGTATAGGAATAAGCATTTTCCCCATAGCGGCAAAAGACCCGCAGTCTCTTATAACCAATGCTGATATTGCCATGTACAGGGCAAAAGAGAGTGGAAAAAGCACTTTCAGTTTTTACACCGAAGAGTTGAACAAAGAGATAAACGAAGATATTCTCATAAAAAACGCCATAAGAAAAAGTATAGAAAATGAAGATTTTATGCTCTATTATCAGCCTCAAATAAATCTTGAAAACAAAAAGATAGTAGGAGCGGAAGTTCTTCTAAGATGGATGCATCCCAAACTAGGCTTTATTTCTCCGGAAAGATTTATACCCATAGCTGAAAATATGGGAACAATTCTAAGTCTGGGCGAATATGTTCTGAAAAAGAGTTGCGAACAGATAAAAAAATGGCAAAAAGAGGGACTTGTTCCCGTAAAACTGGGCGTGAATGTCTCTTTTAAACAATTTCAAAATCAGAATATCGCAAAAAATATTGACGATATCTTAAGAAAGTATGAGGTCAGTCCCAACCTGCTCAAAATAGAGATAACCGAAAGCATAGCTATGGAGAACGAAAGCCTCACTATAAAAAAGATTCATGAACTCAAAGAGCTTGGTCTGGAGATCTCGCTAGATGATTTCGGAACCGGATATTCATCTCTGTTCTATCTGAAAAAACTCCCTATCGACACTTTAAAAATCGATAAAGCTTTCGTAAAAGGTCTGCCACAGAGCCATGAAGATATGACGATAATCAGTTCCATTTCACAGATAGCCCGTACACTCGGCTTTACTCTTGTTGCAGAAGGAATCGAGACAAAAGAGCAATACAGTTTTATCAAAAAGCTTGGGTGCGATACGGGACAGGGCTTTTATTTCGGTCGCCCTATGCCGGCTGAAAAATTTAAAGATTTTCTTCTTTACGCATAA
- a CDS encoding P-II family nitrogen regulator, with amino-acid sequence MKFSVLVAIVDNELEEKAIEIAKQNGAGGVTILNGRGRGLKEKKIFFGLTYEGTQSILLFILEKKISVDVMKAMIKELELKKEGNGIVFSLPVEHIAGIDVSQLSKFKDYVINDI; translated from the coding sequence ATGAAATTTTCCGTACTTGTAGCCATAGTAGACAACGAACTGGAAGAGAAAGCTATAGAGATAGCTAAACAAAACGGTGCCGGAGGAGTAACAATTCTAAACGGAAGAGGCAGGGGACTCAAAGAAAAAAAGATCTTTTTCGGCCTTACATATGAGGGAACCCAAAGTATACTGCTCTTTATCCTTGAAAAAAAGATATCTGTAGATGTAATGAAAGCCATGATAAAAGAACTGGAACTAAAAAAAGAGGGAAACGGCATAGTGTTCAGCCTTCCTGTAGAACACATCGCAGGTATTGATGTAAGCCAGCTATCAAAATTTAAAGATTATGTCATAAACGATATATAG